The nucleotide window TTTAGGGGGGTTAGGCCAATTACAGCCCCAATAGATAAGATAGCCACAACCCCAAAGCCTGCCGCTACTTTCCATGCTTTCTTTGCATCAGATTTAGCGAGCTCTACCCTATCCTCTTCGAACTTCATTTTTTGTTCGATCAAAGACTTGGCAGCGTTACTCACCTCTTTACTGTCTTTCGCTTGCATCTTTTCCCTGTTACTAGAAAAAGCTTTTTCCAAATCGCCCATTTATGACTCCAAATCAGTAACTAAAACTTTCGCAGGGTTCACAGGGAATCGCTCCCCTTCTGGTTGTATCGGTTCTGGTGGCGAACTTGAACAGGCTGTTAAAGTCGCCACTATTAAAGTAATGAAAACGCATTTAATTTTGTTCATAGCTTAACCTGGTGAAATGTTGCCTTTGCCTTTATCAGCCGCCCATTGCTTCGCTTGTTTGGCCAAACCCACACCTTTTTCACCCCCTTTATAAATATTCCCCATCGTGTTTAAAGCGCTATCGGCCGTTGCACCAATACCACCCACTAAACCATTAATGCCAATGCCGCCAGATAAGGCAGAGGTAAAGGTTGGAATCTGTGTCGCAAGAAGGATCAATGCAAACATAATGATGAACGTCAGCAATACTGATGTAGCAGTGATGTTTCCATCTAACCCCGCGACTTGAATAAGCTGTAAAAACAAGTTGAAGGCTATTGGGTAAATTACGGATAAGAGCACATAATTTAATGCTTGCCCTGTCCAACTTTTAAACATACTTCTTGTTGCAGGAAAGAAGCCGAACATGACGTAAAGGGGAGCAAGCACTAGCAAAAAGCTAACCATGATTTTGGCAACCATTAAGTAAGCCGTACTAATACCAATGAAAGGCAGAAAACCCATAAATGAAATGATGATCAAGCCGGTAGCCAGAAAGAAATGTACGATACTATCCCCATCAGTGACACTTACATCAATGGTGTCCCATATCATACCGTTTTGCTCAAGCATCGAGTTTGTAATCGCTTGTAACGCTGCTGCGCTGCTCCCTGCTTCCGCACCGAGCAACCCTACTGCAAAATCATCTCCCATATACAACACGATAGGGACAACATTCGCTTGATACCACTCAGTGTTAAACGCCACAAACGCACACAACGCTAATGAAATAATCGCCTTGAAGTACTCCTTATATATATCCTTCTGCCCGTCATAGAGAGATTGATACCCCATGTAACAAAAAAACGTTACCACCAATACCCCCATAAATGGCGATAGCATTTGTGCAAACACCACCACCATTTCAGAGATATTCTTAGTTATTACTTCGTCTAGAAAATTAAAGAGAGTTTCAAACATAGCCTCACCTATTTACGAGGTATGCCATCACCAAAAAGCTGATCAATTTTTCTTCGTGATTCAGCCGCATGACGGATATTAGCTTGCTCTTCTTGGATGCTTTGCAAGGAGGCTAACATTTCCTGGTCATTTTTGATTTTGGTCTGCTCAAAGGCAATCGCGTTCGCTAGATCTGCTTTTGCAGCAGGGGTATCTGCTGTGTTGAACTGTTCTAGCAGCTTTTGTAACGAGTCATTACGCTTTAATGTACGCTTATAAAAGCGGTCAACAAGCTCATACTTTTTGATTAAATCATCAAAGCGGTCATCCCCGCGATCAATATTAAATCGGGCTCTCAACTCTTCAATGTCTTCAATCGTGTTGTATAGCTCTCGCCACCCCTGCATTTCAGCCACGTTATTTAGTATTGGATCATTGACTAAATCTTCAAAAGAGTAATGCCCCTCAACCATTCGTTGGTAATGGTCTGCATGAGCTTTGTACTCTTTAATCTGATCAACACTCAACCCGTTAGACTTCGCCCATTGGTCGGCTTCTTTCGCCCACTGTGCCGCCCTTTGAATATTATCTGTCACCATTTGCATTAATGCTGCACCATCAACGACAGGAATGCCGGTAGCATTAACTACTGGTGTTAGAAGTAGCACCGGAACTATTAGATACTTTCTCACTTTTTTTCTCCTCTCTCTCTTTAATGGCTTGAAGCAATAACGGAATCCATACATCAGGCTTATCGCCATGCTCCTGGCGAATTTCCTCACAGAGCGAAATATCCTCAGTAGTACCGGAAATAATTGGAAGATGGTTGTCGTATCCGTGTAAGTCGAGACGTGCGAAACAACTGTTGTGACTTTGCTTAACCAGAAAAATTCGCGATTGCTTGTCTAGCAACGATAATTCTTTAAACTCGGTGTAAGACAGCCCACATTTTTGATAAGACTCGAACTCAGCATCAGGATTAGGAAGGAATATTTTGGTTGCCGTCTGCTGAACAATAGGAGCAAAGATTTTGCAATCTATTGCATCTTCTGGTGACTGAGAACTCAAAATCATGAACTCACTTTTTAAGCGACCGGCTTTTAAGACTTTTTTCATTAGGTTTTGAGTCAGTGGGTAGTTGGCAGGCATCCAAAACTCTTCAACGATGGTGCAAAGTAAACGTCCCTCTTTTTGCATCAGTTCTTTTATATAAAACAAAGTAGCTAAGACGGCCTCACACGCAGGATGGCCACCGTCATCAAGCAACAATGTAGTATCAAAACCAATTTTATCCATTGTCTCAGGATTAAACTTGTTTAGTGGAGAATCGAGACACCAAGCATATTGCCCCCCTTCACTGTGACACCATTTAGATAGTCGAGCTCGTAAACTCGGCTGTTGAATGGTACTCAAGAGCGCACTTAATCCACGATGTTCATGGTCAAGAAGCATAACGGAATCTATACCCGCCTTAACTTCCATTTCTTCCAGTTCAGACAAAAAACCTTCATTGTTTGAACAAAGGCGATAACAGAGACGATTTAAAAAACTTCTCAAACTTGGCGTATCTTCTAACTGAAAGGGATTTAAGCCACTATCAACCCCCTCATCGAAACAGAAGTATTGCCCTCCGTAAGCCCGAATGAATAATTCAGTTGAACGGTTATAATCTATAGCGAATATTTGAGGATTCCATCGCGTCAAAAAACCAACCAAAACACCTTCCGTCGTTGTCTTACCCGCACCACTTGCTCCAAGCAGCATCACATGACCCGCATATTTTTTGCCGACCACGTTTTTACCAGGTTCAGAGGCGTGACAGTTCAAGTGAAATATGGTGTCTGACAGCGTTTTTAATGGCATCAACGCTGTCCCGTCTCCTATTGGGTTTCCGTACTGCTTACCTTTACTGTAATTGTGAATAGAGAAAGTAGAGGCTAAATTAGCAGTTGTTCTTGGTGATGGGGTAATACGCTCTTTAGAAGCCGGTAATGCAGACAAAAACGAAAAAGCCGATTTCAAGTTAGAACGCTTAAGCAACGTATTTCTTGCGCCAAACTCACCTGCAAACTCAGAGGCTTTTTTAACTAAAAGCGCTTGGTCTTCATTAAATACAGCGATTGAACAATGATAATCTCCAAAACATGCGTTGCCGCTAACAACAGCATCTTTAGCTATCTCAAGCTCTAGTAACTCAGTGTGATTTGCGTCTGTCGATTCTATCTGATTCATTTGCTCTTCAAGAATACGTATAGTCTTGGGCGCTTTGAATAAGAACATAGATTGAGTAATAACAAACTCACACTGTTGTGTCAGTAGGAAATCCCACATCCCCATTTCAGTTGTAGCGGGCATAGAATCCACTTCGTAAAACACCGCATACTTACTTGTTTGGGTGTCTGCATTGCGAATTTCCAAAGTGTCATAACCAAAGTGCCAGTCACTATGGCCAATAATATCTTTGATCTTGTTCTCAACCATCGGAATAGACCGACGATTGTTATTTAGCAATTGGGATAGAAACTCAACATTACTACAGCTACTACCATCGTCATTAACACCAAGCATGTGACTGTTAAAACGCTTTAGTTGTGTAGTCACAGTCCTCAATACCTCTTCAAATTCGTTCACTGCGAGGTTTAATGCTTCATCGTACTGATAAACTAATGTGATGTAGTAGCTAGTGCTAAAAAAGGTAGAACCAGAAAAAGACCCGATATATTTATCAGAGAGTGTCTGCATAAACTGATTACCAGAAAAATCATACTTGGTGCTCAACTCATCTTCTGTTTTAACGATATGCGTCCAAACAGCAAGTCGCCCCCCGTATTTAGTAGCCAGTTGGTTAAACACCCCTCTTACTGTCAAAAAAGCCGCTTCAAGCGACTTTTTTGATTCAGATTCAAAAGGTATCCCCTCTAACTGAATGGTGGCCATCAATTTGCCGTCATCAAGAGAGCTAATGTGTTTGCTTATTGGATAGCCATAATTAGGTATCCGTTGTTGTAGTGGAATTGTGTTTAAGCCATTCACGTAAAACCGCCTCCTGTGATTTCAAATGATCCACATTGGATGTGAACGATGTAACATTAGAGCGACATTTCAACCTGTCTAACCACCCTTTAAAGTCCCACTTCATCCACTCCACCGCCCTTGAATCTTCCGCACATTCAAAGCGAATCCCGATAAGACACGCAATAAGAAAAATAGGGACAATTAAGCTGTAGATACCAAATAGAATGAAACCGAAAACTCCAGTAACCAATATCAGAAGCGTTAACACTACAAATGCAATTACTGGAACCCCGAACATTAAGGGCTTACGTGACAGTGAGTTGTAGCTTGGGTATAAGGTTTTCTCACTGTCGCTACTCATTATGCAAACAACCCGTACGCCCAAGTACCAAGAGCGACTGCCGCACCTAATAGAGCCGTTTGGCCGATACTTACAATCACATCAGCCCACTGCTTTTTACCCAACTTGGCCATGATGCCTAAATAACTAATGTTAGCCATACAACCAATGCCAGTTACCGTATACAACCACGTTTGAATTTCTCGCACTGTATCAGTAGCTTTACTTAAGCCGCCACTGGCCGCTAACGCGTCGGAAGAGAGTACCAACACCCCTAATGTGGCAAGAGTAATCAATCCATTCTTTACATTGGATGTAGACTTATCTTTACCTAAAACATTTCTATTTTTCATAGCATTACCTAAATTTAATCTTCTATTGAACAAACAAAAACCACCTCATTTTGGTGGTTTTTGGTTGTTTGCCTGTATACAGGCAAGACAACTGCCTCTACCTCACCGCCGAGACTCGCGGGGCTTATTCACATAGTGGGTCATACTCTCGGTTAAGCCATACCAACAAACGTACTTCCATTATCTATAGGTCGCACTGCCCGGTCGCCAAAGAGGTGAATAAGGTCTATTTCAGTGAATTACTGTCCTCCGTCACTGGAGCTCGGAGTGATCTCACGCATTAAAAATCAATGCGCTTAGTCGTTCATGGTTCAAGTTGTTAAAGAGCAAAAGAGTTAGTTTCTAGCTACTGCATGATCCACTGCAGCTAAGGAACTGAAATTATCTAAACTGTGTTCAAGGCGAATCTTTGCCTCTCCACGGTTAGAACGACCAGAAGTCTTAACGCTTTGTGCAAAACGTCTAGCGCGTTCCCCTTTGAGGGTTACTTGCACCGTAATTTCTGCTTGTTCTTCTGAATTTGTATTTTTCATATTTTTTGGTTCTTTTAGATCCAAACGATTCGTGTTAAATCGTTTCGATTATTTTAAAATGTTTATTGATCAGCGCGTTACTACCGAAAAGGGTAGTGACAGGTTTTTTAGGCAAAAAAAAGCCTTGCTTAATAGGGCAAGGCTTTTGTTTTTTTGAGTTTTGTTTAGTTTAGTTTTGCTATTTCAGCAGAGCTTAATCTAGCAAACATTCTCATTTGAGCCGCCATTATGCGGTTAAGGTAAATAATCCTTAATTCTGCACGACTGTTGCATTCTAGCTTCTTCGTGATAACAGAAAGGTGATACTTGATGTTATCGGCTGTCGTGTTATCCATAATCGCTGTTTGCTTATCACTGAACCCATTTGAGTACATATAGAAACTGAAAAATTGTTTTTCTGTTAGATCTAAGTCATTAAACAATGATTTCTGAATATCACTTAAATCATTTCCTACAAATAAGCCATTTGGTGCGGTATCATTTGTCATAGCTCTCACTTCGGTTTGGTCAGTTGTAGAGTTAGGTGAATGAACAGACTTTGACCCTTTTCATTCACCGACCCACTTTCTTGTTACTTCTCGTTATAAATTCCTCCAACCTAATTTTGTCATCATGTCTATCAAACACAGTGACCAAGAGGACGGTGACGACGATATTCATCTATGAATGGAATATCATCATCAAAATCCATTGGAGGCTCGTTGTATTGGGGCTGTGCTAGTTGACGCCCACTATTATTAGGTTCACGGTTGTTTGGGTGTAAAGACTCATCACTAGGTTGTGACATAGGCTGTTGAGGCTGCCCCCAACCTCCCTGTTGAGGTTGCGCTTGCGGTTTTTGTCCTGCAGCTTGACGACCACCAAGCATTTGCATCACACCATTAAACCCCTGCACCACAACTTCTGTTGTGTACCGGTCTTGTCCAGTTTGGTCTTGCCACTTACGGGTTTGTAGTTGACCTTCCACGTAAACCTGTGAACCTTTTCGAAGGTACTCCCCTGCTACCTCGGCAAGCTTTCCGAACAAGGCGACTCGATGCCACTCCGTTTTTTCTCGCTGCTCACCCGTCGCCTTATCTCGCCACGATTCAGACGTAGCTATTGTGATATTGGCCACCGCCCCACCGGACGGCATAAACCTAACTTCTGGATCAGAACCAAGGTTGCCAACTAAAATAACTTTATTAACCCCTCTACTCGCCATTATCTTTAATCTCCATTTGCACTTGTGCTGTGTACTTTTTGATGTACCGATAAACGGTAGCAATCCCAACACCATGCACTTTAGCCAATTGTTTAGGCTCTACCCGTTCGATAAGATGCGCCCTAGTAATGGATAACGCTTTTTCTAAGCGATCTCCTTTTAATACCGCCGCCTCTCTAGCTTGATCTAGCTTCTTTCTTTCCTGGAATGACTCA belongs to Vibrio tubiashii ATCC 19109 and includes:
- a CDS encoding TrbC/VirB2 family protein, with amino-acid sequence MKNRNVLGKDKSTSNVKNGLITLATLGVLVLSSDALAASGGLSKATDTVREIQTWLYTVTGIGCMANISYLGIMAKLGKKQWADVIVSIGQTALLGAAVALGTWAYGLFA
- a CDS encoding TraY domain-containing protein, producing the protein MKNTNSEEQAEITVQVTLKGERARRFAQSVKTSGRSNRGEAKIRLEHSLDNFSSLAAVDHAVARN
- a CDS encoding type IV secretion system protein; the protein is MFETLFNFLDEVITKNISEMVVVFAQMLSPFMGVLVVTFFCYMGYQSLYDGQKDIYKEYFKAIISLALCAFVAFNTEWYQANVVPIVLYMGDDFAVGLLGAEAGSSAAALQAITNSMLEQNGMIWDTIDVSVTDGDSIVHFFLATGLIIISFMGFLPFIGISTAYLMVAKIMVSFLLVLAPLYVMFGFFPATRSMFKSWTGQALNYVLLSVIYPIAFNLFLQLIQVAGLDGNITATSVLLTFIIMFALILLATQIPTFTSALSGGIGINGLVGGIGATADSALNTMGNIYKGGEKGVGLAKQAKQWAADKGKGNISPG
- a CDS encoding type IV secretion system protein, with protein sequence MRKYLIVPVLLLTPVVNATGIPVVDGAALMQMVTDNIQRAAQWAKEADQWAKSNGLSVDQIKEYKAHADHYQRMVEGHYSFEDLVNDPILNNVAEMQGWRELYNTIEDIEELRARFNIDRGDDRFDDLIKKYELVDRFYKRTLKRNDSLQKLLEQFNTADTPAAKADLANAIAFEQTKIKNDQEMLASLQSIQEEQANIRHAAESRRKIDQLFGDGIPRK
- a CDS encoding single-stranded DNA-binding protein; its protein translation is MASRGVNKVILVGNLGSDPEVRFMPSGGAVANITIATSESWRDKATGEQREKTEWHRVALFGKLAEVAGEYLRKGSQVYVEGQLQTRKWQDQTGQDRYTTEVVVQGFNGVMQMLGGRQAAGQKPQAQPQQGGWGQPQQPMSQPSDESLHPNNREPNNSGRQLAQPQYNEPPMDFDDDIPFIDEYRRHRPLGHCV
- a CDS encoding VirB3 family type IV secretion system protein — encoded protein: MSSDSEKTLYPSYNSLSRKPLMFGVPVIAFVVLTLLILVTGVFGFILFGIYSLIVPIFLIACLIGIRFECAEDSRAVEWMKWDFKGWLDRLKCRSNVTSFTSNVDHLKSQEAVLREWLKHNSTTTTDT
- a CDS encoding VirB4 family type IV secretion/conjugal transfer ATPase, whose product is MNGLNTIPLQQRIPNYGYPISKHISSLDDGKLMATIQLEGIPFESESKKSLEAAFLTVRGVFNQLATKYGGRLAVWTHIVKTEDELSTKYDFSGNQFMQTLSDKYIGSFSGSTFFSTSYYITLVYQYDEALNLAVNEFEEVLRTVTTQLKRFNSHMLGVNDDGSSCSNVEFLSQLLNNNRRSIPMVENKIKDIIGHSDWHFGYDTLEIRNADTQTSKYAVFYEVDSMPATTEMGMWDFLLTQQCEFVITQSMFLFKAPKTIRILEEQMNQIESTDANHTELLELEIAKDAVVSGNACFGDYHCSIAVFNEDQALLVKKASEFAGEFGARNTLLKRSNLKSAFSFLSALPASKERITPSPRTTANLASTFSIHNYSKGKQYGNPIGDGTALMPLKTLSDTIFHLNCHASEPGKNVVGKKYAGHVMLLGASGAGKTTTEGVLVGFLTRWNPQIFAIDYNRSTELFIRAYGGQYFCFDEGVDSGLNPFQLEDTPSLRSFLNRLCYRLCSNNEGFLSELEEMEVKAGIDSVMLLDHEHRGLSALLSTIQQPSLRARLSKWCHSEGGQYAWCLDSPLNKFNPETMDKIGFDTTLLLDDGGHPACEAVLATLFYIKELMQKEGRLLCTIVEEFWMPANYPLTQNLMKKVLKAGRLKSEFMILSSQSPEDAIDCKIFAPIVQQTATKIFLPNPDAEFESYQKCGLSYTEFKELSLLDKQSRIFLVKQSHNSCFARLDLHGYDNHLPIISGTTEDISLCEEIRQEHGDKPDVWIPLLLQAIKEREEKKSEKVSNSSGATSNTSS
- a CDS encoding helix-turn-helix transcriptional regulator, translated to MTNDTAPNGLFVGNDLSDIQKSLFNDLDLTEKQFFSFYMYSNGFSDKQTAIMDNTTADNIKYHLSVITKKLECNSRAELRIIYLNRIMAAQMRMFARLSSAEIAKLN